A genomic stretch from Arachis stenosperma cultivar V10309 chromosome 3, arast.V10309.gnm1.PFL2, whole genome shotgun sequence includes:
- the LOC130966384 gene encoding uncharacterized protein LOC130966384, translating into MKSRGETIKKLESQVGYLSQQFPKSTDSFPSDTEKNPRGESKKVRWEEYKAINLNNEEVLEKEFYRHSEHDAGEPRKNVRETEQTTSSKQRKEQKEKEVLKSYVPQAPFPQRFKGGEKERTYTRFLDIFKSLHVNIPFLETLQQMPIYIKFMKEHLTKKNTLKGGQSVLMNKECSTIIQKDLPTKRKDPGRFHIPYAIGDTMIDRGFCDLGASINVMPPSL; encoded by the coding sequence ATGAAAAGTCGAGGAGAAACCATCAAGAAGCTTGAGTCCCAAGTAGGGTACTTATCTCAACAATTTCCAAAGTCCACTGATAGCTTCCCAAGTGATACCGAAAAGAACCCAAGAGGAGAATCCAAGAAGGTAAGGTGGGAAGAATACAAGGCAATAAATCTAAACAATGAAGAGGTTCTGGAGAAAGAATTCTACAGGCACTCAGAGCATGATGCAGGAGAGCCAAGGAAGAATGTAAGGGAGACTGAGCAAACGACTAGCTCTAAACAGaggaaggaacaaaaagagaaagaagtcCTTAAATCTTATGTGCCACaagcaccatttcctcagagATTCAAGGGAGGTGAGAAGGAGAGGACATACACTAGATTCCTGGATATATTTAAGTCCCTTCATGTTAACATTCCCTTCCTTGAGACCCTGCAACAGATGCCCATATACATTAAATTTATGAAGGAGcatcttaccaagaagaacaCCCTGAAGGGAGGACAATCAGTGTTAATGAACAAGGAATGTAGCACCATCATCCAGAAGGACTTGCCTACTAAGAGAAAGGATCCAGGGAGATTTCACATCCCTTATGCCATAGGGGATACCATGATTGATAGAGGATTCTGCGatttgggagcaagcatcaatgtAATGCCTCCATCTCTATGA
- the LOC130966385 gene encoding uncharacterized protein LOC130966385, translated as MANLANTMEANAAATLQAVQRLGQPTGNGNRNGNGEGNTNDNAEGNGDNTGGVPMTLATFLKVHPPTFRGSTDPIEADHWFQAIERALQAHHVPLNQYVEFVAYQLAGEAQPWWQADCRLLQLQNTDIPWEVFQTAFYKKYFPESAREAKEMELMQLKQGSMSVAEYTNKFEELCRFSRVCQGDSETFESWRCIKYQRSLKDNIMTVVAPMEIRVFSDLVNKARVVEEYAKTVAAFKDTHGGSSSRGRGKYFHPRGQSFKRGGYTPQGQGGFRKNNQNQIQYAKGRGNQSKSSPDLACDRCGRFHPYDSCKIGLGGCFKCGLPGHIARDCPRGRNQNAGQS; from the coding sequence ATGGCGAATCTCGCTAACACCATGGAAGCTAATGCTGCTGCGACTCTGCAAGCAGTGCAGAGATTGGGCCAACCGACTGGGAATGGCAACAGAAATGGGAATGGCGAAGGGAATACCAATGATAATGCTGAGGGTAATGGCGATAACACAGGAGGAGTTCCGATGACCTTGGCGACGTTCCTCAAGGTTCATCCGCCAACTTTCCGAGGATCCACAGATCCTATTGAAGCGGACCACTGGTTCCAGGCTATAGAGCGTGCTTTACAGGCGCATCATGTTCCTCTCAATCAATATGTAGAGTTTGTCGCTTATCAACTAGCGGGAGAGGCCCAGCCCTGGTGGCAAGCTGACTGTCGTTTGCTACAGCTTCAGAACACCGACATTCCATGGGAGGTGTTCCAAACGGCTTTCTACAAGAAATACTTTCCTGAGTCTGCAAGGGAAGCAAAGGAGATGGAGCTAatgcagctgaagcaaggttCCATGTCTGTGGCAGAGTACACCAACAAGTTCGAAGAGCTTTGTAGGTTTTCTCGGGTATGTCAGGGTGACTCAGAGACTTTCGAGAGTTGGAGGTGTATTAAGTACCAAAGGAGCTTGAAGGACAACATTATGACTGTTGTGGCTCCTATGGAGATCCGTGTCTTCTCCGACTTGGTGAACAAAGCAAGGGTAGTGGAGGAGTATGCCAAGACAGTGGCGGCATTTAAAGACACTCATGGAGGGAGTTCTAGTCGTGGGCGTGGCAAGTATTTTCATCCTAGAGGACAAAGCTTCAAAAGAGGGGGATATACTCCTCAAGGCCAAGGGGGCTTCAGAAAGAACAATCAGAATCAGATTCAGTATGCTAAAGGAAGAGGAAATCAAAGTAAGAGTTCTCCGGATTTAGCTTGTGATCGTTGTGGACGTTTTCACCCTTATGACTCATGTAAGATTGGTTTAGGTGGTTGCTTCAAGTGTGGGTTACCTGGCCACATTGCGAGGGATTGCCCTCGTGGGAGGAATCAGAATGCGGGCCAGAGTTAG